A window from Citrus sinensis cultivar Valencia sweet orange chromosome 3, DVS_A1.0, whole genome shotgun sequence encodes these proteins:
- the LOC102626015 gene encoding uncharacterized protein LOC102626015, which produces MATAAEVETEEETEMMKMVKLGSYDGKVRLLIVSGDSESESAAEETMLLWGIQQPTLSKPNAFVAQSSLNLRIDACGHSLSILQSPSSLGTPGVTGSVMWDSGVVLGKFLEHAVDSGMLLLHGKKIVELGSGCGLVGCIAALLGAQVILTDLPDRLRLLKKNIENNLRHGDLRGSAVVTELTWGDDPDQDLIQPLPDYVLGSDVIYSEGAVGDLLDTLLQLCGTQTTIFLAGELRNDSVLEYFLEAAMKDFVIGRVEQTQWHPDYCSPRVVVYILVKKLEK; this is translated from the exons ATGGCTACTGCGGCTGAAGTGGAAACAGAGGAAGAAACAGAGATGATGAAAATGGTGAAATTGGGATCGTACGATGGCAAAGTAAGATTACTGATAGTTAGCGGGGattcagaatcagaatcagcaGCAGAGGAGACAATGTTACTGTGGGGAATTCAACAGCCAACTCTCTCAAAACCCAACGCATTTGTCGCCCAATCATCTCTTAACCTCCGCATTGACGCTTGTGGCCACTCTTTATCTATTCTCCAGTCTCCTTCTTCtttg GGCACACCCGGAGTGACTGGATCAGTGATGTGGGATAGTGGGGTTGTCTTGGGGAAGTTCTTGGAGCATGCCGTGGATTCAGGGATGCTTTTACTTCATGGGAAGAAGATTGTTGAATTGGGTTCTGGATGTGGCTTGGTAGG cTGCATTGCAGCCCTTTTGGGTGCTCAAGTTATCCTTACCGATTTGCCCGATAGACTGAGGCTACTGAAGAAGAACATTGAAAACAACCTGAGACATGGAGATTTACGGGGATCTGCTGTAGTCACAGAGCTCACATGGGGAGATGATCCTGATCAAGATCTGATTCAACCTTTACCTGATTATG TGCTAGGATCAGATGTGATTTACAGTGAAGGAGCAGTGGGTGATTTGTTGGATACCCTTCTGCAACTTTGTGGAACCCAAACTACTATCTTTTTGGCTGGAGAACTTCGGAATG ATTCTGTTCTGGAGTACTTTCTAGAAGCTgcaatgaaagattttgtgatTGGCCGTGTGGAACAGACACAGTGGCATCCAGATTACTGCAGCCCTCGAGTTGTGGTGTATATCCTGGTGAAAAAGTTAGAGAAATGA
- the LOC102626307 gene encoding UPF0426 protein At1g28150, chloroplastic — MAQSLNNSPSCTLYQIRNPRQNSSPPPSSLLLKRSSSSSLRLRSNNYRNKNGVRACFSSPIDEPILKEALKEPVAFVGGMFAGLLRLDLNDDPLKDWVTRTVEAAGITEEEIKAEDSKSDEEVPEQIEIE, encoded by the exons ATGGCTCAATCTCTCAACAATTCTCCTTCATGTACACTG TATCAAATAAGGAATCCAAGACAAAACTCATCTCCACCACCATCATCATTATTGCTTAAACGCAGCAGCAGTTCTAGTTTAAGATTAAGGagtaataattatagaaacaaaaatgGAGTGAGAGCGTGTTTCTCCAGTCCCATCGATGAACCCATCCTCAAAGAAGCTCTTAAG GAGCCGGTTGCCTTCGTGGGTGGCATGTTTGCCGGTCTTCTAAGGCTTGATTTGAACGATGATCCACTGAAGGACTGGGTTACAAGAACAGTGGAAGCCGCTGGAATTACagaagaagaaatcaaagcTGAAGACTCAAAATCAGATGAAGAAGTTCCAGAACAGATAGAGATTGAATGA
- the LOC102626601 gene encoding uncharacterized protein LOC102626601, translating into MDTQKAQQEKEPAPAAAMTSCRKKKNDDASFLEDLRDHIDEFIHASMDAHKACFKKTVQKMFAGMSKISERNVDAKGVESALPLQTTVSD; encoded by the exons ATGGATACCCAAAAAGctcaacaagagaaagaaCCAGCCCCTGCTGCTGCTATGACTTCGTGccgaaagaagaagaatgatGATGCCAGTTTCCTGGAGGATCTGAGGGATCACATTGACGAGTTCATTCATGCATCGATGGACGCACACAAAGCTTGTTTTAAGAAGACTGTCCAAAAG ATGTTTGCTGGAATGTCAAAAATTTCGGAAAGAAATGTGGATGCCAAGGGAGTGGAAAGTGCTCTTCCCCTTCAAACAACAGTGTCGGACTAG
- the LOC102607841 gene encoding abietadienol/abietadienal oxidase has translation MREIFPGQWPVVTILTTLMFIIFVGKFLCSTRKNPEKISYKLPPGRRGWPLVGDSFNFYNAVAGSHPPSFVQEQVKRFGNIFSCSLFGKWTVVSADPSFNRFVMQNEGKFFQSSYPKSFRDLVGKNGVITVQGEQHRKLHGIAANMMRLEKLKFHFLKDIQIVMLHTLKKFQENQVILLQDVCRKASRILIAINLMVNQLLGVSSESEIDQMARFFSDFVDGCLSVPVDFPGFTYHTAMKAREKIISKIKKTINEHRQKGSSESGDGLLGRLLDEESLPDESISDFIINLLFAGNETTAKTMLFAIYFLTQNPRAMKQLLDEQENLKRNSVEEEMLTWQDYKAMPFTQCVIDETLRIGGIAIWLIREAKEDVTYHDYVIPKGCSVIPFMSAVHLDENLYKDAVTFNPWRWMDPENEQKRNWRNSPYFSPFGGGARFCPGAELARLQIALFLHYFITTYRWTQVKGDRMSFFPSARLVNGFQIRLMNRHDEQMKSK, from the exons ATGAGGGAAATTTTTCCAGGACAATGGCCTGTTGTCACCATTCTCACAACACTAATGTTCATTATATTCGTGGGAAAGTTTCTATGCAGCACGAGAAAAAACCCTGAAAAGATCTCATACAAATTGCCTCCAGGAAGAAGAGGCTGGCCGTTAGTTGGTGATAGCTTCAACTTCTACAATGCTGTTGCTGGCTCTCACCCTCCTAGCTTTGTTCAAGAACAAGTCAAAAG GTTTGGAAATATTTTTTCCTGCAGCTTGTTTGGCAAATGGACAGTGGTTTCAGCAGACCCCAGTTTCAATCGATTTGTAATgcaaaatgaaggaaaattttTTCAGTCAAGTTATCCGAAATCTTTCAGAGATTTGGTTGGTAAAAATGGGGTGATTACAGTTCAAGGAGAGCAGCACAGGAAACTACATGGCATTGCTGCGAATATGATGAGACTAGAGAAGCTGAAATTCCATTTCCTGAAGGACATTCAGATAGTTATGCTTCACACCTTGAAAAAGTTCCAGGAAAATCAAGTCATTCTTCTCCAGGATGTTTGCAGAAAGGCAAGTAGAATTCT GATTGCTATCAATTTGATGGTTAATCAATTATTAGGCGTATCAAGCGAGTCAGAAATTGATCAGATGGCTCGGtttttttctgattttgttGATGGCTGTCTTTCTGTTCCTGTCGATTTTCCAGGTTTCACTTACCATACTGCCATGAAG GCAAGGGAGAAAATAATAAGCAAGATTAAGAAGACTATTAATGAGCACAGGCAAAAAGGGTCATCAGAATCCGGAGACGGCTTACTTGGAAGATTATTAGATGAAGAAAGCTTGCCGGATGAAAGTATATCCGATTTCATTATCAATCTTCTGTTTGCCGGAAATGAAACAACTGCGAAAACAATGCTTTTTGctatttattttctcactCAGAATCCTAGAGCCATGAAGCAGCTTCTG GACGAACAAGAGAATCTAAAGAGGAACtctgttgaagaagaaatgctAACCTGGCAAGATTACAAAGCAATGCCATTCACTCAATGT GTTATCGATGAAACACTTCGGATTGGGGGCATAGCAATTTGGCTAATCAGGGAGGCAAAAGAAGATGTTACATACCACG ATTACGTTATCCCCAAAGGGTGCTCTGTAATTCCATTTATGTCAGCAGTTCATTTGGATGAGAATTTGTACAAGGATGCTGTCACCTTCAATCCCTGGAGATGGATGGATCCTGAAAATGAG CAAAAGAGAAATTGGAGAAATAGTCCATATTTTTCCCCATTTGGAGGGGGAGCTCGGTTTTGTCCTGGGGCAGAGTTGGCTAGGCTTCAAATTGCTCTATTTCTTCATTACTTTATAACTACATACAG ATGGACTCAAGTGAAGGGAGATCGGATGTCCTTTTTCCCATCTGCTCGCTTGGTGAATGGCTTTCAAATTCGTTTGATGAATAGACATGATGAACAAATGAAATCAAAGTGA